Proteins encoded by one window of Dyella humicola:
- a CDS encoding 23S rRNA (adenine(2030)-N(6))-methyltransferase RlmJ yields MNYRHAYHAGNFADVLKHSVLFALIEALQAKATPFGFVDTHSGSGCYALDGVEAGKTGEYKDGIVRLLFPDLHQSQEHHAALPPLLRRWLDSILKLPGNEHGLKLYPGSPLQVARAMRDIDSAQLCELHPEEAERLRELFHRDHRVHVHQRNGYEALKSLIPPQEKRGLVLIDPPYEAQESEYRVIEKALKLALQRWPTGVYAIWYPIKLRSQVQPFHRWLQHCGARRVLRAELLVRPDDSPLRLNGSGMVILNAPWKLDDTLREPMRAMSRLLSQEKPAQWRLDWLVEDTPSSTRDEARARHLSPPSRAR; encoded by the coding sequence ATGAACTACCGTCACGCCTACCACGCCGGTAACTTCGCCGATGTCTTGAAGCATTCGGTGCTGTTTGCGCTGATCGAAGCGCTGCAGGCGAAGGCCACGCCGTTTGGCTTCGTTGATACTCATTCGGGCAGCGGCTGCTACGCCCTCGACGGCGTGGAAGCAGGCAAGACCGGCGAGTACAAGGATGGCATCGTCCGTCTGCTGTTCCCTGATTTGCACCAGTCGCAGGAACACCACGCCGCCTTGCCGCCACTGTTGCGCCGCTGGCTGGACTCGATTCTCAAACTGCCTGGCAACGAGCATGGGCTGAAGCTGTACCCCGGCTCGCCACTGCAGGTCGCGCGCGCCATGCGCGATATCGACAGCGCCCAGCTGTGTGAGCTGCACCCCGAGGAAGCGGAGCGATTGCGCGAATTGTTTCATCGCGATCACCGCGTGCACGTGCATCAACGCAATGGCTATGAAGCACTCAAGAGTCTGATTCCTCCGCAGGAGAAGCGCGGCCTGGTGCTGATCGACCCGCCGTACGAGGCCCAGGAATCCGAATATCGCGTGATCGAGAAGGCGCTCAAGCTGGCACTGCAGCGCTGGCCCACCGGTGTGTACGCCATTTGGTACCCGATCAAGCTACGCAGCCAGGTGCAGCCGTTCCATCGCTGGCTGCAGCATTGCGGCGCCAGGCGCGTGCTGCGTGCGGAGCTGCTGGTACGCCCCGACGACTCACCGTTGCGCCTCAACGGCTCGGGCATGGTGATCCTCAACGCCCCATGGAAGCTCGACGACACCTTGCGCGAACCGATGCGCGCCATGTCCCGCCTGCTCTCGCAGGAAAAGCCGGCCCAATGGCGGCTCGACTGGCTGGTCGAGGATACCCCCAGCTCAACGCGTGACGAAGCTCGCGCACGCCACCTATCGCCCCCATCGCGTGCCCGTTAA
- a CDS encoding GNAT family N-acetyltransferase: protein MNAAIDHSSHRHAVVPPRNPERFARSHLTSLPKGELVRTHDGRELRLRDIEPGDVAALKRQFARLSPEDIRRRFLHSMSELPDSMAQRLCRIDPAVESAFVLVDETVTPAEIRGVGRIYVDEAADSAEFSVLVEHDWARVGLGVLLMQRLVADCRRRGLHEIWGYVLLENRPMLHLCKDVGFTRRLLPDEPGTTQISLRL from the coding sequence ATGAACGCCGCCATCGATCACAGCAGCCACCGGCACGCCGTGGTGCCCCCGCGCAACCCCGAGCGCTTCGCCCGTTCCCATCTGACCAGTCTCCCCAAGGGCGAGCTGGTGCGAACGCACGACGGACGGGAACTGCGCTTGCGTGACATCGAACCGGGTGACGTGGCGGCCCTGAAGCGGCAGTTTGCCCGCCTGTCGCCGGAAGACATCCGGCGCCGCTTCCTGCATTCGATGAGCGAGCTGCCGGATTCCATGGCCCAACGCCTGTGCCGTATCGATCCGGCCGTCGAGTCGGCCTTTGTCCTGGTCGATGAAACCGTTACGCCCGCCGAAATTCGCGGCGTGGGCCGCATCTATGTGGATGAGGCCGCGGACAGCGCTGAATTTTCGGTGCTGGTCGAGCACGATTGGGCCCGGGTTGGCCTGGGCGTCCTGCTGATGCAGCGCCTGGTTGCTGATTGCCGCCGCCGCGGCCTGCACGAAATATGGGGCTATGTGCTGCTGGAAAACCGTCCCATGCTGCACCTGTGCAAGGACGTGGGCTTTACCCGCCGTCTGCTGCCGGATGAGCCGGGTACCACACAGATTTCCCTGCGACTCTGA
- the mfd gene encoding transcription-repair coupling factor, with the protein MAHKIPHPSLPTSPKQRRFWTSPHGSSRALLVAEAARSHDGLLVAVTRDTQRAHALEDELRLFAGGLPVLHFPDWETLPYDVFSPHPDIVSQRVATLYQLPSTQRGVLVVPIATLMQRIAPRSHITGSGLMMKKGQKLDLAVEQRRLEAAGYRNVPQVAEPGDFAVRGALIDIFPMGAAEPYRIELFDDEVESIRSFDAETQRSLQQVERIELLPAREFPLTENAAKDFRANLRERFPIDVRRCPLYQDMKEGVTPGGIEYYLPLFFEQTATLFDYLADNAVFLLGESALESAEQFWTQTSERYDQRAHDIERPVLPPAELYLPPELLREQLNKRLRIELVESGHEHAQSSGTQPAPELPLNRKGEEPGTSLRHFLASYPGRVLIAADSAGRREALIEQLASAGLKPDAVDGWQGFLVASTKGEPRLAITIAALEQGFALTEPALTVLTERELFGERVRTERKRRRGAARDPESIIRDLTELTIGAPIVHVDHGVGRYQGLVSMELGGMEGEFLTIEYAKGDKLYVPVAQLGLVSRYTGTAPELAPLHSLGGDAWERARRKAAEKVRDVAAELLAIYAQREARGGEALSIDRQLVEEFGASFPFEETPDQLQAIDAVLADLAAPRAMDRVICGDVGFGKTEVALRAAFAAATAGRQVAVLVPTTLLAQQHYRNFADRFADWPVRVDVLSRFKSTKEVNDALKRLADGQIDVIIGTHKLLQPDIKFKSLGLVVVDEEQRFGVRQKEQLKKLRAEVDLLTMTATPIPRTLNMAMSGLRDLSLIATPPAHRMAVRTFIAAWEPALIREAFQRELQRGGQVYFLHNEVDTIERATRELEELIPEARIGVAHGQMPERELERVMADFHRQRFNVLVCTTIIETGIDIPTANTIIINRADRFGLAQLHQLRGRVGRSHHRAYAYLVVPDRKAMTADAEKRLEALASLEELGAGFTLATHDLEIRGAGELLGDEQSGQIQEIGFGLYTELLERAVRALKSGKVPDFDLTSEHETEVELHLPALIPDDYLPDVHTRLTLYKRIASARNEDHLRDLQVEMIDRFGLLPDAAKQLFGVAGLKLMATPLGIRKLDFGANGGRITFRDKPEVDPMAIIRLIQSQPRIYKLDGQDKLKVNLELPGATERLRAAQEVLVSLGARRPG; encoded by the coding sequence ATGGCCCATAAAATCCCGCACCCGTCCTTGCCCACCAGCCCCAAGCAGCGTCGTTTCTGGACCTCGCCGCACGGCTCCTCGCGCGCCTTGCTGGTGGCGGAGGCCGCGCGCAGCCATGACGGCCTGCTGGTGGCGGTGACCCGCGACACTCAGCGCGCCCACGCGCTGGAGGACGAGCTGCGGCTGTTTGCCGGCGGCCTTCCTGTGTTGCACTTCCCGGACTGGGAAACCCTGCCTTACGACGTCTTCAGCCCGCATCCGGACATCGTCTCGCAGCGCGTCGCCACGCTTTACCAGCTACCGAGCACGCAACGCGGCGTGCTGGTGGTGCCAATCGCCACCTTGATGCAGCGCATCGCCCCGCGCAGCCATATCACCGGCTCGGGCCTGATGATGAAGAAGGGCCAGAAGCTGGATCTGGCTGTCGAGCAGCGACGCCTGGAGGCGGCAGGCTATCGCAACGTGCCGCAGGTAGCGGAGCCGGGCGACTTTGCCGTGCGGGGCGCGCTGATCGACATCTTTCCAATGGGCGCGGCCGAGCCGTATCGCATCGAGCTGTTCGATGACGAGGTCGAATCGATTCGCAGCTTCGATGCGGAAACGCAGCGCTCGTTGCAACAGGTGGAGCGCATCGAGCTGCTGCCCGCCCGCGAGTTTCCGTTGACCGAGAATGCGGCCAAGGACTTCCGCGCGAACCTGCGCGAGCGCTTCCCTATCGATGTGCGTCGGTGCCCGCTTTACCAGGACATGAAGGAAGGCGTCACGCCGGGCGGCATCGAGTATTACCTGCCGCTGTTCTTCGAGCAGACCGCGACCCTGTTCGACTATCTGGCCGACAACGCCGTGTTCCTGCTGGGCGAAAGTGCGCTGGAGTCGGCCGAGCAGTTCTGGACGCAAACCAGCGAGCGCTACGACCAGCGCGCACACGATATCGAACGTCCGGTGTTGCCACCGGCCGAGCTGTATCTGCCGCCCGAGCTGCTACGCGAGCAACTCAACAAGCGCCTGCGCATCGAGCTGGTCGAGAGCGGCCATGAGCATGCACAGTCCAGTGGCACGCAGCCGGCGCCCGAGCTCCCGCTCAATCGCAAGGGTGAGGAACCCGGCACGTCGCTGCGTCATTTCCTGGCCAGCTATCCCGGGCGCGTACTTATCGCAGCCGACTCGGCTGGCCGCCGCGAAGCCCTGATCGAGCAACTCGCCAGCGCCGGCCTCAAGCCCGACGCCGTGGATGGCTGGCAGGGCTTTCTCGTGGCGAGCACCAAGGGCGAGCCGCGCCTCGCCATCACCATCGCGGCGCTTGAGCAGGGCTTCGCGCTCACCGAACCTGCGCTCACCGTGCTCACCGAACGTGAGTTGTTCGGTGAGCGCGTGCGCACGGAACGCAAGCGTCGCCGTGGCGCCGCGCGCGATCCGGAAAGCATCATCCGCGATCTCACCGAGCTGACCATCGGCGCACCGATCGTGCACGTCGACCACGGCGTGGGCCGCTACCAGGGCCTGGTGTCCATGGAACTGGGCGGCATGGAGGGTGAGTTCCTCACCATCGAGTACGCCAAGGGCGACAAGCTCTATGTGCCGGTCGCCCAGCTCGGCCTGGTCAGCCGTTACACCGGCACCGCGCCGGAACTGGCGCCGCTGCATTCGCTAGGTGGCGACGCGTGGGAACGCGCCCGCCGCAAGGCCGCCGAGAAAGTACGCGACGTCGCCGCCGAGCTGCTGGCCATCTACGCCCAACGCGAGGCGCGCGGTGGCGAAGCGTTGTCGATTGATCGCCAATTAGTGGAGGAATTCGGCGCCAGCTTCCCGTTCGAGGAAACGCCCGACCAGCTGCAGGCCATCGATGCCGTGCTCGCCGACCTGGCCGCGCCGCGCGCCATGGACCGCGTGATCTGTGGCGACGTGGGTTTCGGCAAGACCGAAGTCGCCCTGCGCGCGGCGTTCGCCGCCGCTACGGCCGGTCGACAGGTCGCCGTGCTGGTACCCACTACCCTGCTCGCCCAGCAGCATTACCGTAACTTCGCCGATCGCTTTGCCGACTGGCCGGTGCGCGTGGACGTGCTGTCGCGCTTCAAATCGACCAAGGAAGTGAACGACGCACTCAAGCGCCTGGCCGACGGCCAGATCGACGTGATCATCGGCACCCACAAGCTGCTGCAGCCGGATATCAAGTTCAAGAGTCTGGGCCTGGTGGTGGTGGACGAAGAGCAGCGCTTCGGTGTACGCCAGAAGGAGCAGTTGAAAAAGCTGCGCGCGGAAGTCGACCTGCTGACCATGACAGCCACGCCGATCCCGCGCACCTTGAACATGGCGATGAGCGGACTGCGCGATCTTTCGCTGATCGCCACGCCACCCGCCCATCGCATGGCGGTGCGCACGTTTATCGCGGCATGGGAGCCTGCACTGATTCGCGAAGCGTTCCAGCGCGAGTTGCAGCGCGGCGGCCAGGTGTACTTCCTGCACAACGAAGTGGACACGATCGAGCGCGCCACGCGCGAGCTGGAGGAACTGATACCCGAAGCGCGCATCGGCGTGGCCCACGGCCAGATGCCCGAGCGCGAACTGGAACGCGTCATGGCGGATTTCCACCGCCAGCGCTTCAACGTGCTGGTATGCACCACCATCATCGAAACCGGCATCGATATCCCTACCGCCAACACCATCATCATCAACCGCGCCGATCGATTCGGTCTGGCCCAGCTGCACCAGCTTCGCGGCCGCGTCGGTCGTTCGCATCATCGCGCTTACGCGTATCTGGTGGTGCCTGACCGCAAGGCGATGACCGCCGACGCGGAGAAGAGGCTTGAAGCGCTGGCTTCGCTGGAAGAACTGGGTGCCGGCTTCACGCTGGCCACCCACGATCTGGAAATACGTGGTGCCGGCGAGCTGCTGGGTGACGAGCAGTCGGGCCAGATCCAGGAGATCGGTTTCGGCCTGTATACCGAGCTGCTCGAACGCGCCGTGCGCGCATTGAAGTCCGGCAAGGTGCCCGACTTTGATCTCACCAGCGAGCACGAGACCGAAGTCGAGCTGCACCTGCCCGCGCTGATCCCCGACGACTATCTGCCCGATGTGCACACGCGCCTGACGCTGTACAAGCGCATCGCCAGTGCACGCAACGAGGATCACCTGCGCGACCTGCAGGTGGAAATGATCGATCGCTTCGGCCTGCTCCCCGATGCCGCCAAGCAGTTGTTCGGCGTGGCTGGCCTGAAGCTGATGGCCACGCCGCTGGGCATCCGCAAGCTGGATTTCGGCGCCAACGGCGGACGCATCACCTTCCGCGACAAGCCTGAGGTCGATCCGATGGCCATCATCCGCCTGATCCAGAGCCAGCCGCGTATCTACAAGCTGGACGGCCAGGACAAGCTCAAGGTGAACCTGGAACTGCCCGGCGCCACGGAACGTCTGCGCGCCGCGCAGGAAGTGCTGGTTTCGTTGGGCGCACGGCGCCCTGGCTGA
- a CDS encoding Slp family lipoprotein, translating into MRKRLANVLIRGALPASLMALAACAPAPIYKPSANTVAITPDAVAHEPERYANADVIWGGRIVAVHNLPDRSEIEIVGYPLDSSQRPKAEGGGWGRFIAVMPGFLEPFNYPSGALITLAGRVSGSRAGEVGEASYVYPLVGVAQSHIWTAEEMHSGHPNISFGLGVGVGIR; encoded by the coding sequence ATGCGCAAACGCCTTGCCAATGTCCTGATCCGCGGCGCCCTGCCGGCGAGCCTGATGGCTCTGGCCGCCTGCGCACCCGCACCTATCTACAAGCCGTCTGCCAACACGGTCGCCATCACTCCGGACGCGGTGGCGCATGAGCCCGAACGCTATGCCAACGCCGACGTGATCTGGGGCGGGCGTATCGTGGCTGTGCACAATCTCCCCGACCGCAGCGAGATCGAAATCGTCGGCTACCCGCTCGACAGCTCGCAGCGCCCGAAGGCGGAGGGTGGCGGCTGGGGCCGCTTTATCGCGGTGATGCCTGGCTTTCTAGAGCCCTTCAACTACCCGTCGGGCGCACTGATCACCCTGGCCGGCCGCGTCAGCGGCAGCCGCGCCGGCGAAGTGGGCGAGGCCAGTTACGTGTACCCGCTGGTTGGCGTGGCACAGTCGCATATATGGACGGCTGAAGAGATGCATAGCGGCCATCCCAACATCAGCTTTGGCCTGGGCGTGGGTGTCGGCATTCGCTGA
- a CDS encoding MmcQ/YjbR family DNA-binding protein, which yields MTKASCGLTAKQLEQCCGRWPGVTRDIKWGGDLVFSVGGKMFVVTPLDGAEGGRLSFKVEDERFLELTDQPGIIPAPYMARAHWVSVIEPQRFATSELEAFIRQAYTLVRAKLTKKMQAELGAWPAPSEKT from the coding sequence ATGACGAAGGCGTCCTGCGGGCTGACCGCCAAGCAACTGGAGCAATGCTGCGGCCGTTGGCCGGGTGTTACCCGGGATATCAAATGGGGCGGCGATCTGGTCTTCAGTGTAGGCGGCAAGATGTTCGTGGTCACGCCGTTGGACGGCGCGGAGGGAGGCCGACTGTCTTTCAAGGTGGAGGACGAGCGGTTCCTGGAGTTGACCGACCAGCCCGGTATCATCCCCGCCCCCTATATGGCACGCGCGCACTGGGTCTCGGTGATAGAGCCCCAGCGTTTCGCCACATCCGAGCTGGAAGCCTTTATTCGGCAGGCCTACACGCTGGTGCGCGCGAAACTCACCAAGAAGATGCAGGCGGAATTGGGGGCCTGGCCCGCGCCTTCGGAGAAAACGTAG
- a CDS encoding VOC family protein, with amino-acid sequence MKQHIGSIALVVADYDAAIDWYTCVLGFQLIEDTNMGGGKRWVMVSPAGAGETRLLLAKASTPEQLARVGDQTGGRVFLLLHTDDFWRDYERMKAAGAVFCGPPREEAYGTVVVFQDLYGNKWDLLQPTS; translated from the coding sequence GTGAAGCAACACATTGGAAGTATCGCCCTGGTCGTGGCGGACTACGACGCAGCCATCGACTGGTATACGTGCGTGCTGGGCTTTCAGTTGATTGAAGACACGAATATGGGTGGCGGTAAACGCTGGGTGATGGTGTCGCCCGCCGGCGCCGGCGAAACACGGCTGCTGTTGGCGAAGGCATCCACGCCGGAGCAGCTGGCTCGCGTGGGCGATCAGACGGGCGGCCGCGTGTTTCTCTTGCTACACACCGACGATTTCTGGCGCGATTACGAGCGCATGAAAGCCGCAGGTGCAGTCTTCTGCGGACCGCCGAGAGAGGAAGCCTACGGTACGGTCGTGGTGTTCCAGGATCTCTATGGCAACAAGTGGGATCTGTTGCAGCCCACGTCTTAG
- a CDS encoding cation diffusion facilitator family transporter, whose product MSGQANSLRAILLALGANFAIFVSKLAAALITGSGAMLAEAVHSLADCGNQGLLLLGMRQADRPPSDEYPLGWGRALYFWSFLVAILLFSVGGMFSIYEGIHKLSHPEPLRWPWLAIGVLAFGVVAESFSMHGCLKEVNKVRDGRSLWQWFHETRSSELLVIFGEDLAALFGLSVALVAVLATMMTGDPTFDAIGTIVIGALLVVVAVAVAMEVKALLIGQGLEPKQREALLAFINDRPEVDVVLNLITLQMGPDVMVAVKARMAPARDQLSLILAINEVERAMKAQFTDIRWSFFEPDVMD is encoded by the coding sequence ATGTCTGGCCAAGCCAATTCATTGAGGGCGATCCTGCTCGCACTCGGCGCGAATTTCGCGATTTTCGTGAGCAAGCTCGCAGCCGCCCTGATCACCGGTTCGGGCGCGATGTTGGCGGAGGCGGTGCATTCATTGGCGGACTGCGGCAACCAGGGTTTGCTGCTGCTCGGCATGCGCCAGGCGGACCGCCCTCCCTCCGACGAGTACCCGCTCGGATGGGGACGTGCACTGTATTTTTGGTCGTTCCTCGTCGCCATCCTGCTTTTCAGCGTGGGCGGCATGTTTTCCATCTACGAAGGCATCCACAAGCTTTCCCATCCCGAGCCGCTGAGATGGCCGTGGCTGGCTATCGGCGTATTGGCTTTCGGCGTAGTGGCCGAATCCTTCTCGATGCACGGCTGCCTCAAGGAAGTGAACAAGGTGCGTGATGGCCGTAGCCTGTGGCAATGGTTTCATGAAACCCGCTCCAGCGAGTTGCTGGTGATCTTCGGCGAGGATCTCGCGGCCTTGTTCGGTCTCAGCGTCGCGCTGGTCGCCGTGCTGGCGACCATGATGACCGGAGACCCTACGTTCGATGCGATCGGCACCATCGTCATCGGTGCACTGCTGGTGGTCGTGGCCGTCGCCGTGGCCATGGAGGTGAAGGCACTGCTCATCGGTCAGGGGCTGGAGCCCAAGCAGCGCGAGGCTTTGCTGGCCTTCATCAATGACCGCCCGGAAGTGGATGTGGTGCTAAACCTCATCACCCTGCAGATGGGGCCGGACGTGATGGTGGCGGTCAAGGCGCGCATGGCGCCAGCACGCGACCAGCTATCGCTGATCCTGGCGATCAATGAGGTGGAACGCGCCATGAAAGCGCAGTTCACCGATATACGCTGGAGTTTCTTCGAGCCGGACGTGATGGACTAA
- a CDS encoding VOC family protein: MTSNRSMPPGIIIPELAYADVRAAVDWLCMAFGFRERLRIGHHRAQLVLDGGALIVTQLAGPASPAHMGNAIMVRITDVDGHYAHARECGARISHPPADFPYGERQYSVEDIGGHRWTFSPSIADVAPADWGGTWFDIT, translated from the coding sequence ATGACCAGCAACCGCTCCATGCCACCAGGCATCATCATTCCCGAACTGGCGTATGCCGATGTGCGGGCTGCGGTCGACTGGCTATGCATGGCCTTTGGTTTTCGCGAGCGACTACGCATCGGCCATCATCGGGCCCAACTGGTGCTCGATGGCGGCGCGCTCATCGTGACGCAACTTGCTGGCCCAGCCAGCCCTGCGCACATGGGGAATGCGATCATGGTTCGCATTACTGACGTCGACGGGCACTATGCGCATGCGCGCGAATGCGGCGCGAGAATCAGCCATCCACCCGCGGATTTCCCCTATGGCGAACGCCAGTATTCCGTCGAGGACATCGGTGGCCATCGCTGGACGTTCTCGCCATCGATTGCCGACGTTGCCCCGGCCGATTGGGGCGGCACGTGGTTCGATATCACTTGA
- a CDS encoding LysR family transcriptional regulator — translation MLSEDELALLEAIRESGSLSRAAVRLGKAPSTVSHAARQLEARFDALLFDRRRYRLQLTPAGQLLALEAARLMLDVSRLSRRVKQIAGGWEDRLWLVSDELLEFEIFTPVIRAFDALESGVALRITHEVLSGTWEALRDGRADLIIGATNEPPAIPKLRWFELGVMDWVFAVSPRHPLAKAQEPLQRETLAQHRSVVVADSSRSSEGRAYGLVGGQATLAVPSMQAKIMAQRQNLGVGWLPRHRVAGLLKRGELVEKAMADPREPNTLYVAWRGDHEGRALSWWLDQLRQPRLAKRLIKGLEITG, via the coding sequence ATGTTGTCTGAGGACGAACTGGCCTTACTGGAAGCCATACGCGAGAGCGGCAGCCTCTCGCGCGCCGCGGTTCGGCTAGGCAAGGCCCCTTCCACCGTTTCACATGCAGCGCGGCAACTCGAAGCGCGCTTCGACGCCCTGCTGTTCGATCGCCGCCGCTATCGACTACAGCTCACGCCTGCTGGCCAGTTACTGGCGCTTGAGGCCGCACGCCTGATGCTGGATGTTTCGCGGCTCAGCCGCCGCGTGAAACAGATTGCCGGCGGCTGGGAAGATCGCCTATGGCTGGTCAGCGACGAGTTGCTCGAGTTCGAGATTTTCACCCCGGTGATCCGTGCTTTCGACGCGTTGGAATCGGGCGTGGCGCTGCGCATCACCCACGAAGTGTTGAGCGGCACCTGGGAGGCTTTGCGCGACGGTCGTGCCGACCTCATCATCGGCGCCACCAACGAGCCGCCCGCCATTCCCAAGCTGCGCTGGTTCGAACTGGGGGTGATGGACTGGGTCTTCGCCGTATCGCCGCGCCATCCCCTGGCCAAGGCGCAGGAACCCTTGCAGCGCGAAACCCTGGCCCAGCATCGCAGCGTGGTCGTGGCCGATTCGTCGCGCAGTTCAGAAGGCCGTGCGTATGGCCTGGTCGGCGGCCAGGCCACGCTCGCCGTACCAAGCATGCAGGCGAAGATCATGGCCCAACGACAGAATCTGGGCGTCGGCTGGCTGCCTCGCCACCGTGTCGCCGGCCTGCTCAAGCGCGGCGAACTGGTGGAAAAGGCGATGGCCGATCCGCGTGAACCCAATACGCTGTACGTCGCCTGGCGCGGCGATCACGAAGGGCGCGCGCTGTCCTGGTGGCTGGACCAGCTACGCCAGCCGCGGCTGGCGAAGCGCCTGATCAAGGGATTGGAAATTACCGGGTGA
- a CDS encoding copper resistance system multicopper oxidase codes for MDMQDSRGVQLPRRRFVQGLALGGVAAGLGLWRGSALAQAGVQRSELRGNHFELEIAELPVNFTGHRRVATAVNGQLPAPLLRWRQGETVTIRVRNRLAVTSAIHWHGIVLPADMDGVPGLSFGGIPPGGEYVYRFTVNQSGTYWYHSHAGFQEQTGLYGPIVIEPRDGERHAVQRDYTILLSDWTDTGPETIYANLRRQSGYYNHGKPTVGDFLHDVGRNGMSQALAQRQMWNRMRMDPTDLADVSAATYTYLLNGQTPAGNWTGLFDAGDKVRLRFINGASMTFFDVRIPGLKMTVVAADGQAIEPVSVDEFRIGNGETYDVIVEPAADRAWTIFAQSMDRSGFARATLAPRDGMTAAVPPLDPRPLLSMADMMGAMNNGDMGHGMSHDMTGMTMDMPGMPPMSMAQESHAPALKTGPEVDMRVATPRSNLNDPGVGLRDSGRRVLTYADLHAVDTPISPRVDREITLRLTGNMERYRWSFDGTLASEAGPLRLRYGEQVRIVLVNDTMMAHPIHLHGMWSELESPEGEFQARKHTVVVQPAQRVSFRVSADAQGRWAFHCHLLFHMAGMFREVVVA; via the coding sequence ATGGACATGCAAGATTCCCGTGGCGTCCAGCTGCCGCGTCGGCGTTTCGTACAGGGATTGGCCCTTGGCGGGGTCGCGGCTGGGCTTGGCCTCTGGCGCGGTAGCGCGCTGGCGCAGGCCGGGGTGCAGCGTAGCGAATTGCGCGGCAATCATTTCGAACTCGAAATCGCTGAGCTGCCAGTCAATTTCACGGGCCACCGGCGCGTAGCCACCGCCGTGAATGGCCAGCTGCCTGCGCCGCTGCTGCGCTGGCGGCAGGGCGAAACGGTGACCATACGCGTGCGAAATCGCCTCGCGGTGACGAGTGCCATCCATTGGCATGGCATCGTGTTGCCTGCCGACATGGACGGCGTGCCGGGCCTGAGCTTTGGCGGCATTCCTCCGGGCGGCGAGTATGTTTACCGGTTCACCGTGAATCAGTCCGGCACGTACTGGTATCACAGTCACGCGGGTTTCCAGGAACAGACCGGGCTGTACGGTCCCATCGTGATCGAGCCACGAGACGGCGAGCGCCATGCGGTGCAGCGCGACTACACGATCTTGCTGAGTGACTGGACGGACACTGGCCCGGAAACGATCTACGCGAACCTCAGGAGGCAGAGCGGCTACTACAACCATGGCAAGCCCACCGTTGGCGACTTCCTGCATGACGTAGGGCGCAATGGCATGTCACAGGCGCTGGCGCAGCGGCAGATGTGGAATCGCATGCGCATGGATCCCACCGATCTGGCCGATGTCTCGGCGGCCACGTACACCTATCTGCTCAATGGCCAAACGCCCGCGGGCAACTGGACGGGCCTGTTCGATGCGGGCGACAAGGTGCGCCTGCGTTTTATCAATGGCGCGTCGATGACGTTCTTCGATGTGCGCATTCCCGGCTTAAAGATGACCGTCGTTGCCGCGGATGGCCAGGCCATCGAACCGGTGAGCGTGGATGAATTCCGCATCGGCAATGGCGAGACCTACGACGTCATCGTGGAACCCGCCGCCGATCGTGCCTGGACCATCTTTGCCCAAAGCATGGACCGCTCCGGCTTCGCGCGTGCCACGCTGGCGCCGCGCGACGGCATGACTGCCGCCGTGCCGCCGCTCGATCCGCGCCCGCTGCTCAGCATGGCCGACATGATGGGCGCGATGAATAACGGCGACATGGGGCACGGCATGAGTCATGACATGACGGGCATGACGATGGACATGCCGGGCATGCCGCCGATGTCAATGGCGCAAGAGTCCCACGCGCCGGCACTGAAAACAGGGCCGGAAGTGGATATGCGCGTGGCGACGCCGCGCAGCAATCTCAACGACCCCGGTGTGGGCCTGCGTGACAGCGGTCGCCGCGTGCTGACCTACGCCGATCTGCATGCCGTCGATACGCCCATATCGCCACGAGTGGACAGGGAGATCACCTTGCGCCTCACCGGCAACATGGAGCGCTACCGCTGGTCGTTCGACGGCACGCTTGCCTCCGAGGCTGGACCGCTGCGGCTGCGTTATGGCGAACAGGTCCGCATCGTGCTGGTGAACGACACCATGATGGCGCATCCCATCCACCTGCATGGCATGTGGAGCGAACTTGAATCGCCGGAAGGCGAGTTTCAGGCGCGCAAGCACACGGTGGTGGTCCAGCCCGCGCAGCGCGTGAGCTTCCGGGTGAGTGCCGACGCCCAGGGGCGCTGGGCATTCCACTGTCATTTACTCTTCCACATGGCGGGCATGTTCCGTGAGGTCGTGGTGGCATGA